Part of the Paenibacillus sp. YPG26 genome, GCAATTCTGGGCCGAACACGACTGCATTATCGTGCAGCCCTATGACACGGAGAAGGGCGCGGGCACAATGAACCCGATGACCTTCCTGCGCTCCCTTGGTCCGGAGCCGTGGAAAGTGGCTTATGTGGAGCCTTCCCGGAGACCGTCGGATGGACGGTATGGAGAGAACCCGAACCGGTTGTATCAGCATCACCAGTTTCAAGTAATCATTAAGCCATCCCCGGACAATATTCAGGAGATCTACCTGGACAGCCTTAAGGCGCTTGGAGTAGACGCCCTGCAGCATGACATCAGATTCGTGGAAGATAACTGGGAGAACCCTTCCCTGGGCTGTGCGGGTCTTGGATGGGAAGTATGGCTGGACGGGATGGAGATTACCCAATTCACCTACTTTCAGCAAGTTGGCGGAATCGAGACCAACCCTGTGGCTGTTGAAATTACCTATGGTATGGAGCGCCTCGCTTCCTACATTCAAGAGAAAGAGAACGTGTTCGATCTGGAGTGGGTGAATGGAATTACTTACGGTGATGTGTTCAAACACCCGGAGTTCGAGCATTCCAAATATACGTTCGAGGTGTCCGACACCAAGATGCTGTTCACACTCTTCAACATGTATGAGCAGGAAGCGAACAAGGCGATGGAAGAGCACTTGGTCTTCCCGGCCTATGATTATGTACTGAAATGCTCACACACCTTCAACCTGCTGGATGCGCGCGGTGCAATCAGCGTAACGGAGAGAACAGGTTATATTACCCGCGTGCGCAACCTTGCCCGTCAAGTGGCAGCAACTTACATGGAGGAACGCGAGAAGCTGGGCTTCCCGCTGCTTAAGAAAGGGGGAGTAACCCGTGGCTAAAGATTTATTGTTCGAAATTGGTCTAGAGGAAGTTCCTGCCCGGTTCAT contains:
- the glyQ gene encoding glycine--tRNA ligase subunit alpha, with protein sequence MNFQQMILTLQQFWAEHDCIIVQPYDTEKGAGTMNPMTFLRSLGPEPWKVAYVEPSRRPSDGRYGENPNRLYQHHQFQVIIKPSPDNIQEIYLDSLKALGVDALQHDIRFVEDNWENPSLGCAGLGWEVWLDGMEITQFTYFQQVGGIETNPVAVEITYGMERLASYIQEKENVFDLEWVNGITYGDVFKHPEFEHSKYTFEVSDTKMLFTLFNMYEQEANKAMEEHLVFPAYDYVLKCSHTFNLLDARGAISVTERTGYITRVRNLARQVAATYMEEREKLGFPLLKKGGVTRG